Genomic DNA from Bacteroides zhangwenhongii:
AGCCTCCGGCAAGGTCGTACGATACAGAATCGTTCCCCATCCCTGATTAAACCGTTCCATCGGCTGGATATCCGTTGAGTGTTTCGCTTCCGGCAAATTAGAGAAGAGCGGAGCCACTTTCGTAAAATGGAACTCAGGAATCTCCATTACGGGCAGAGCGGCAGGAACTTCCGGCAATGCAGCCCCTGCAGGAAGATAGTTTTTCAATAAATCACGAAGCAAGAAATACTTCTCGGTAGTCCATCCCGCCTCACTGATAGGAGCATCATAATCGTATGAGCTGCACATGGCGGAATAAGCCGGGTTATTCGCACCTCCCCAATGTCCGAATGTCGTTCCTCCGTGAGTCATATACAGACTGAAAGAGATGTTTCGGTCGAGCATATCCTTAATGCCCTGCACCATATCTTTCGCAGGACGTGTCTCATGTTTCCGTCCCCAATGGTCGAACCATCCGCTCCAGAATTCACTACACATCAACGGAGTTTCGGGGCGAAGCTCTTTCAATTTCTTAAATTGCTGGTCGATATTGGCTCCCGTACCGAAATTCACAGTCCAGATCAAATCGTCGAGTGCATTATTTGTGAAGTTACTGCTCCAGTCACATTGGAACAAAGGCACATCGGTAAAGCCAGACTCACGCACTAAATCACGGACGGCAGATACGTATGGTTTGTTGATTCCATAAGAACCATATTCATTCTCTACCTGAACCATTATGATATTTCCACCTTTATTTACCTGCAACGGAGCCAGTTGCTTGCCCACTTCTTTCATAAAGATACCGACCCGTTCCATATAATAAGGATCGAGTGTACGCAAAGCTATATCCTTCTTCTTCAGCAACCACCAGGGAAGTCCTCCCATCTCCCATTCCGCACAGACATACGGACCGGGACGGACAATGACATACATACCATGTTTCTGTGCCGCACGACAGAAAGCAGCAATGTCATTCTGTCCGGTAAAGTCGAATTTACCTTCTTCCTGTTCATGGATATTCCAGAAAATATAAATACAAATCGTATTCATTCCCAACGCTTTGCACATCTCTATACGGTGTTCCCAATAAGCTTGCGGGATACGGGTATAATGCAACTCGGCAGCCTTCACCACAAATGGTTTTCCGTCCAGCAGAAAAGTGTTCTTGCCTGCCTCAAACTTACGGGCAGTGGTTTGTGCCTGTGCACTACTAACGAAAAAAGTAACTGTAAAAAGTACCAGTAAAGCAATTAATCTGTTTTTCATGGTTTATTCAAAAATAGAATTTTAATAGTATACGGCAAAGGTAGGCGATTCACCTAAAAGAAAAGGCATAATTATCATTCAAAAAGGGGTGGAAATAAAGCAAAAACAGCCTACTAGCAGCCTACTAGCAATCAAATTCAATTTTCTTTCGTCAACAGACTTTCCAGTTCCTCCGCATTCAAGCGAAGATAGAACTGTCCGCGATAAGCTACGGAGATAGCTCCGGTCTCTTCGGAAACAATGATAGCATGGGCATCCGATTGCTGGGAGATTCCCATAGCCGCACGGTGACGCAAACCAAGCTCTTTCGGAATATTCAAATCATGGGAAACCGGCAGAATACATCCCGCCGCTTCAATACGCTTTTTACTGATAACCATCGCCCCGTCATGCAAGGGACTATTCTTGAAGAAGATATTTTCAATCAGCCGTTGGTTGATTGCCGCATCAATCACCTCCCCTGTACGGACTATCTCATCTAAAGGAGTATTATGCTCAATCACAATCAATGCGCCGACTTTTTGTTTGCCCATACTCAGACAAGCCATTACAACAGGCATAATATCATCATGCTTCAACGATTCCTTCTTCGAACCGTTAAACAACCGTGACAATGCACTGACATGGCGATGAGAGCCTAAAGTCAACAAGAAGCGACGTATCTCATCCTGAAAAAGAACAATCAAAGCTATCACACCGACACTCATCAATGTGTCAAAGATAGAGCCAAGCAGTTTCATTTCCAACACCTGGGTCACCACCAGCCAAATCAAGATAAAAACAAGAATACCGGTAAAAACCTTAATGGAACCGGAAGCTTTCATCAGTTTGTATGTGTAATACAACAGAAATGCGACCAGTAGGACATCTATAAAATCTTTTATTCCAATATCAAAAAACATGGCTCTCCTTTTTTATTTTTTCAACGATCCGAACTGTTTCCACAGCTTCACGCACATCATGTACACGCAAAATATGCGCTCCTTTCATTAACGCCACAGTATCCAATATGGTTGTCCCGTTCAATGAGTCTTGCGGAGTGCCTCCCAACAGTTTGTAAATCATAGATTTGCGGGAAACTCCCACTAGTACCGGAAGTTCAAAGATGTGGAACTCTTCCAGATGCGCCATCAGTTCATAATTATGCTCCAGTGTCTTACCGAACCCGAATCCCGGATCGAGGATGATATCCTTCACTCCCAAATCACGAAGTTGCTGCACTTTACGGGCAAAATACAAGAAAACTTCCTTTATCAGATTCTCATAATGAGGTTCTTTCTGCATACTTTGCGGAGTTCCCTGCATATGCATCATAATATAAGGTACTCCCAATTCGGCTACTGTTGCAAACATCCTGTCATCCATCTCACCGGCTGCTATATCATTGATAATAGCAACTCCGTATTCCTTCACACAGCGTTCTGCCACCTCCGCCCGAAATGTATCTACGGAAATGATAGCCTCCGGATGATTCCGGTTCAGGATTTCCAACCCGGTACGAAGTCGGCGCATCTCTTCTTCGGCAGAGATATGTTCGGCATTCGGACGCGAAGAATAAGCGCCTATATCAATAATAGAAGCGCCCTCATCCAGAATCTGCCGGGCACGGGCGGCTATTTCTTCTTCAGTCTGCATCCGGCTACCGGAATAAAAAGAATCGGGAGTTACATTCAGAATCCCCATTACTTGCGGAGTAGCGAGGTCAAGCAACCGCCCTTTTACATTTATATAAATAGGAGACATTGGCTTTATCATTGATCGTATTCCTTTTAGATTGTTGCAAATGTAGAGAAATAATCCGAAAGAATAACCTATCTTTGCAGCGTTTTTAAATAAAAGATCAGGTTATGAAACTTTCTGCTCTTTACCAGATTTTCCTGGAATGCCAATCAGTAACTACTGATAGCCGGAACTGCCCGGACGGTTCTTTGTTTATCGCCTTGAAAGGTGAGTCGTTCAACGGTAATGCATTTGCCAAGTTTGCATTGGACTCCGGATGCGCGTATGCAATTATTGATGAAGGCGAATATGCCGTAGAAGGCGACCAACGCTATATACTCGTGGACAATTGCCTGCAAACAATGCAGCAACTTGCCAACTACCATCGTCGCCAACTCGGTACCAAAGTAATCGGTATCACCGGAACAAACGGAAAAACGACTACAAAGGAATTGATATCTACCGTACTTAGCCAAGCACATAACGTACTCTATACGCTAGGAAATCTGAACAATCATATCGGCGTGCCGACTACTCTGCTCCGTCTAAAACCGGAGCACGACCTCGCTGTGATTGAGATGGGAGCCAATCATCCGGGAGAAATCAAGTTTCTCTGCGAAATAGCAGAACCTGATTACGGCATCATAACGAATGTGGGCAAAGCCCATCTGGAAGGCTTCGGCTCGTTTGAAGGAGTCATCAAAACCAAAGGAGAATTATACGATTTCCTTCGCAAGAAAGAAAATTCCACCATCTTCATCCACCACGATAATCCCTATCTGATGAATATGTCCGAAGAGCTAGATC
This window encodes:
- the cdaA gene encoding diadenylate cyclase CdaA — encoded protein: MFFDIGIKDFIDVLLVAFLLYYTYKLMKASGSIKVFTGILVFILIWLVVTQVLEMKLLGSIFDTLMSVGVIALIVLFQDEIRRFLLTLGSHRHVSALSRLFNGSKKESLKHDDIMPVVMACLSMGKQKVGALIVIEHNTPLDEIVRTGEVIDAAINQRLIENIFFKNSPLHDGAMVISKKRIEAAGCILPVSHDLNIPKELGLRHRAAMGISQQSDAHAIIVSEETGAISVAYRGQFYLRLNAEELESLLTKEN
- the folP gene encoding dihydropteroate synthase; translated protein: MIKPMSPIYINVKGRLLDLATPQVMGILNVTPDSFYSGSRMQTEEEIAARARQILDEGASIIDIGAYSSRPNAEHISAEEEMRRLRTGLEILNRNHPEAIISVDTFRAEVAERCVKEYGVAIINDIAAGEMDDRMFATVAELGVPYIMMHMQGTPQSMQKEPHYENLIKEVFLYFARKVQQLRDLGVKDIILDPGFGFGKTLEHNYELMAHLEEFHIFELPVLVGVSRKSMIYKLLGGTPQDSLNGTTILDTVALMKGAHILRVHDVREAVETVRIVEKIKKESHVF
- a CDS encoding UDP-N-acetylmuramoyl-tripeptide--D-alanyl-D-alanine ligase, which encodes MKLSALYQIFLECQSVTTDSRNCPDGSLFIALKGESFNGNAFAKFALDSGCAYAIIDEGEYAVEGDQRYILVDNCLQTMQQLANYHRRQLGTKVIGITGTNGKTTTKELISTVLSQAHNVLYTLGNLNNHIGVPTTLLRLKPEHDLAVIEMGANHPGEIKFLCEIAEPDYGIITNVGKAHLEGFGSFEGVIKTKGELYDFLRKKENSTIFIHHDNPYLMNMSEELDRIYYGTQDGLYINGRITDNSPYLTFEWKAGNGNEIHRIQTQLIGEYNFPNALAAITIGHFFGVEAQKIDEALAGYTPQNNRSQLKRTTDNTLIIDAYNANPTSMMAALQNFRNMAVPHKMLLLGDMRELGAESNIEHQKIVDYIKDSNFEQVWLVGEQFAATQHNFKTYANVQEVIKELETQKPKGYTILIKGSNGIKLSSTVEHL
- a CDS encoding beta-galactosidase is translated as MKNRLIALLVLFTVTFFVSSAQAQTTARKFEAGKNTFLLDGKPFVVKAAELHYTRIPQAYWEHRIEMCKALGMNTICIYIFWNIHEQEEGKFDFTGQNDIAAFCRAAQKHGMYVIVRPGPYVCAEWEMGGLPWWLLKKKDIALRTLDPYYMERVGIFMKEVGKQLAPLQVNKGGNIIMVQVENEYGSYGINKPYVSAVRDLVRESGFTDVPLFQCDWSSNFTNNALDDLIWTVNFGTGANIDQQFKKLKELRPETPLMCSEFWSGWFDHWGRKHETRPAKDMVQGIKDMLDRNISFSLYMTHGGTTFGHWGGANNPAYSAMCSSYDYDAPISEAGWTTEKYFLLRDLLKNYLPAGAALPEVPAALPVMEIPEFHFTKVAPLFSNLPEAKHSTDIQPMERFNQGWGTILYRTTLPEAVAVGTVLKITEVHDWAQVYADGKLLARLDRRKGEFTTTLPVLKKGTQLDILIEAMGRVNFDKSIHDRKGITEKVELISGNQTKKLKNWTVYNFPVDYSFIKDKKYNETKQLPTMPAYYKGTFKLDKVGDTFLDMSTWGKGMVWVNGHAMGRFWEIGPQQTLFMPGCWLKKGENEILVLDLKGPAKASIKGLKKPILDVLREKAPETHRKDGEKLKLTGEKTVYEGAFTPGNGWQEVRFDTPVKGRYFCLEALSPQANDNIAAVAEFDVLGADGKPVSREHWKIRYADSEETRSGNRTADKIFDLQESTFWMTVDNVAYPHHLVIDLSKVETVTGFRYLPRAEKNYPGMIREYRIYVRPVDFNY